The Kroppenstedtia pulmonis genome has a segment encoding these proteins:
- a CDS encoding DUF2232 domain-containing protein: MIRFTEIKNGLITTLLFIILVISLLIPPLSMITVWLFPLPFFVAAAQRGWGTTVFPAILCCFFVLLVTGHPFFLMAVLFSAVTGAVMGSIYRQKDSTGTDVILGGLVTTWVCFLLIAAVAHWSGVLAQAESVAREQWKLTEEMFRSAGMEGSMPDVEALKMVIPGVMMMFTLPFPFLNLVLGRRWLLKKELPGKYLPPFRKWRLPRSFFYFYFIILVAMLFSDNLFPSAPLIFGNATTILYFLFFLQGLSFIAFLLHHYHRGKGWFILTIVMSFLLPFVTVLIHFAGILDTGTELRNRIQNKS, encoded by the coding sequence TTGATTCGATTCACCGAGATTAAAAACGGGCTGATTACAACTTTACTGTTTATCATACTGGTTATATCCTTGTTGATTCCCCCTTTGTCCATGATTACTGTTTGGCTGTTTCCTCTTCCTTTCTTTGTGGCAGCGGCTCAAAGAGGTTGGGGTACAACTGTATTTCCGGCCATCCTCTGTTGCTTTTTCGTACTTTTGGTGACTGGACACCCTTTCTTTTTGATGGCGGTGTTATTTTCTGCCGTCACAGGTGCCGTGATGGGATCGATCTATCGCCAGAAGGACTCCACCGGAACCGATGTGATATTGGGAGGACTGGTAACCACTTGGGTCTGTTTTTTGTTGATTGCAGCCGTTGCTCATTGGTCAGGCGTATTGGCTCAAGCGGAAAGTGTAGCCAGGGAACAGTGGAAGCTGACAGAGGAAATGTTTCGCAGTGCAGGAATGGAAGGCTCCATGCCTGATGTGGAAGCGCTGAAAATGGTGATTCCCGGAGTTATGATGATGTTTACACTCCCCTTTCCTTTTTTGAATCTGGTGTTGGGACGTCGCTGGTTGTTGAAAAAGGAATTGCCCGGGAAATATTTGCCCCCTTTTCGGAAATGGCGACTGCCACGCTCTTTTTTCTACTTTTACTTTATCATTTTAGTGGCGATGTTGTTTTCTGATAATCTGTTCCCTTCTGCTCCATTGATATTTGGCAATGCCACCACAATCCTGTATTTTTTGTTTTTCCTCCAGGGCCTTTCCTTCATTGCCTTCTTACTTCATCACTATCATCGGGGAAAAGGCTGGTTTATCTTAACTATTGTTATGTCTTTTCTTCTCCCTTTTGTAACTGTATTGATTCACTTTGCCGGTATTTTGGACACTGGAACAGAACTGCGAAATCGGATTCAAAACAAGAGTTAG
- a CDS encoding MazG-like family protein has translation MSRPERSVHIAKSVKVIEWLKTELLDQIANLFKGLHHANQSLITDSLASLVVATYVLARRVGLSFREVDQAVTRKLREHTRDRHQLEDWYGDLSQLDEYISKR, from the coding sequence ATGAGCCGCCCGGAGCGCAGTGTACATATTGCCAAAAGTGTAAAGGTGATCGAATGGCTGAAGACGGAGTTATTGGATCAAATCGCCAATCTGTTCAAAGGTTTGCATCATGCCAACCAGTCCTTGATTACCGACAGCTTGGCCAGTCTTGTAGTGGCTACCTATGTATTGGCGCGACGGGTAGGTTTGTCCTTTCGGGAAGTGGACCAGGCAGTGACACGAAAGTTGCGGGAACATACCCGTGACCGACATCAGTTGGAGGATTGGTATGGTGATCTATCCCAGCTGGATGAATATATTAGTAAGAGGTGA
- the rpsR gene encoding 30S ribosomal protein S18, producing MARRRGNKRRKVCFFTVNKIEYIDYKDVDLLRKFISERGKILPRRVTGTSSKYQRQLTRAIKRARQMALLPYATD from the coding sequence ATGGCACGTCGTCGCGGAAACAAACGCCGTAAAGTTTGCTTCTTTACGGTAAACAAAATTGAGTATATTGACTACAAAGACGTGGATCTGCTACGGAAGTTTATCAGTGAGCGTGGCAAAATTCTGCCCCGTCGGGTGACTGGTACTTCCTCCAAATATCAGCGTCAATTAACACGGGCGATCAAACGAGCCCGTCAAATGGCTTTACTTCCGTATGCAACGGACTAA
- the ssb gene encoding single-stranded DNA-binding protein codes for MLNRVVLIGRLTWDPELRYTSNGVAVTSFRLAVDRGYTNQKGERETDFIDIVTWRQLAETVANYMKKGRLVAVEGRLQVRSYENNEGRKVRVSEVVADNVRFLDSGNRSGSGSNFQQSGYDNSGYDNRPSDQGDPFADDGKPIDISDDDLPF; via the coding sequence ATGTTGAATCGAGTAGTTTTGATCGGCCGTCTGACATGGGATCCGGAGTTGCGTTACACCTCCAACGGTGTTGCCGTCACCAGCTTCAGACTGGCGGTGGATCGGGGATACACCAACCAAAAGGGTGAGCGGGAAACAGATTTTATCGACATCGTCACTTGGCGTCAATTGGCGGAAACCGTGGCCAATTATATGAAAAAAGGTCGTCTGGTGGCAGTGGAAGGTCGACTTCAGGTTCGCAGTTATGAGAACAATGAAGGGCGCAAGGTCCGGGTTTCTGAAGTGGTTGCGGATAATGTCCGCTTTTTGGATTCAGGGAACCGGTCCGGGTCAGGGTCCAATTTCCAACAGAGTGGCTATGACAACAGCGGCTATGACAACCGTCCCTCTGATCAAGGCGATCCCTTTGCGGATGATGGTAAACCGATCGATATCTCTGATGATGATTTGCCCTTCTGA
- the rpsF gene encoding 30S ribosomal protein S6, which yields MHKYELMFITRPELDEEKLNGLRERVKALIPENGGENATVEHYGKRRLAYLIQDYREGIYTVATFSGNEETVKELDRQLKLSDDVIRHMLINIDDKK from the coding sequence ATGCACAAGTATGAACTGATGTTCATTACCCGTCCGGAGTTGGACGAGGAGAAACTGAACGGATTACGCGAACGGGTCAAAGCCCTGATCCCCGAAAACGGTGGAGAAAATGCGACAGTGGAACATTACGGCAAGCGTCGTCTGGCTTATTTGATTCAGGACTACCGTGAAGGTATCTACACGGTGGCAACTTTCTCCGGCAACGAAGAAACTGTCAAGGAACTGGATCGCCAGCTTAAGCTTTCTGATGATGTGATCCGTCATATGTTGATTAATATCGATGATAAAAAATAA
- the ychF gene encoding redox-regulated ATPase YchF: MALTTGIVGLPNVGKSTLFNAITRAGAESANYPFCTIDPNVGVVDVPDERLDRLAEIVNPQRILPTSFQFVDIAGLVKGASKGEGLGNQFLSHIREVDAIIHVVRCFEDENITHVSGNVDPISDMETINLELVLADLETVERRLDRLARQKKSGDAEAISEHALLQRVRDGLAEGKPARQLEMGDEEKERIRSLNLLTLKKMLYAANVGEEDAANPHTHPEVKKVMEQASKEEAEVVTISAQLEAEIVELEGEERKQFLEELGLQSSGLDRLVAAAYRLLGLITYFTAGEKEVRAWTIREGTKAPQAAGVIHSDFERGFIRAEVIGYQDLMEAGSMAQARERGLLRSEGKEYVVQDGDVVHFRFNV; this comes from the coding sequence ATGGCGTTGACAACGGGAATTGTGGGTCTTCCCAATGTGGGAAAGTCTACCCTGTTTAATGCGATTACCCGGGCCGGGGCAGAGTCGGCCAACTACCCTTTTTGCACGATTGACCCCAATGTCGGGGTGGTGGATGTACCCGATGAACGGTTGGATCGATTGGCTGAGATCGTGAATCCGCAACGGATACTTCCCACTTCCTTTCAGTTTGTCGATATTGCCGGTTTAGTCAAGGGAGCAAGTAAGGGAGAAGGATTGGGAAATCAGTTTTTGTCCCATATCCGGGAAGTGGATGCGATCATTCATGTTGTCCGGTGCTTTGAGGATGAAAATATAACCCATGTCTCGGGAAATGTGGATCCCATCAGTGATATGGAGACCATCAATCTGGAATTGGTTTTGGCGGATTTGGAAACTGTGGAACGCCGTCTTGATCGCTTGGCCCGTCAGAAAAAGAGCGGGGATGCGGAAGCGATCAGCGAACATGCTTTGTTACAGAGGGTTCGGGATGGGTTGGCAGAGGGTAAGCCGGCTCGTCAGCTGGAGATGGGGGATGAGGAGAAAGAGCGCATTCGGTCATTAAATCTGTTAACGTTGAAAAAAATGTTGTATGCTGCCAACGTGGGTGAAGAAGATGCCGCCAACCCCCACACCCATCCTGAAGTGAAGAAGGTTATGGAGCAAGCATCCAAAGAGGAAGCTGAAGTGGTTACCATCAGTGCACAGCTGGAAGCGGAGATTGTTGAGCTGGAAGGGGAGGAACGGAAGCAGTTTCTGGAGGAGCTGGGTTTACAATCCTCCGGTTTGGATCGTTTGGTTGCGGCGGCTTATCGTTTACTGGGCCTGATCACCTACTTTACAGCAGGAGAGAAGGAGGTCCGTGCCTGGACCATCCGGGAGGGAACCAAGGCTCCACAGGCAGCCGGAGTGATTCACTCGGATTTCGAACGGGGTTTCATCCGAGCTGAGGTCATCGGTTACCAGGATCTGATGGAAGCCGGATCCATGGCACAGGCCAGAGAGCGGGGACTGTTGCGCTCTGAGGGTAAAGAGTATGTGGTTCAAGATGGTGATGTGGTCCATTTCCGTTTCAATGTGTAA
- a CDS encoding DUF951 domain-containing protein, whose product MERKAFQLGDIVEMKKPHPCGNNAWKVIRMGMDIRIKCTGCGHSVLLPRSRFEKRLKKILFQAESD is encoded by the coding sequence ATGGAGCGGAAAGCCTTTCAACTGGGGGATATCGTGGAAATGAAAAAGCCTCACCCCTGTGGCAATAATGCTTGGAAAGTCATCCGTATGGGCATGGATATTCGGATTAAATGTACCGGATGCGGACACAGCGTGCTTTTGCCCCGCTCCCGTTTTGAAAAGCGGTTGAAAAAGATCTTGTTCCAGGCAGAGTCAGACTGA
- a CDS encoding lysophospholipid acyltransferase family protein, with amino-acid sequence MIYRLVQGLAKVFLYLYHRVEVEGLDRIPKEGPVLLVGNHVSYLDPFYMGAVFPRRVHYMAKKESFSHPVTRWFLRHFGAFPVNRDKPDVRTIKTAIGYLNMNRVVGLFPEGGRRDDAPMEELKQGAAYLALKTGSTLVPMYIEGTEEALPRKSKWIYPVRIRIRTGEPIQPQMTGKMRLEQERISREILCSFRELAGLEKRK; translated from the coding sequence ATGATTTACAGGCTTGTACAGGGTTTGGCCAAGGTATTCCTCTATCTTTATCACCGGGTGGAAGTGGAAGGGTTGGACCGAATTCCGAAAGAAGGCCCAGTTTTACTGGTCGGCAATCATGTCAGTTACTTGGATCCTTTTTATATGGGGGCAGTCTTTCCAAGACGGGTTCACTACATGGCCAAGAAAGAATCTTTTTCCCATCCTGTGACGCGATGGTTTCTTCGTCACTTTGGGGCGTTTCCCGTTAACCGGGACAAACCGGATGTGCGAACGATCAAGACTGCCATTGGGTATTTAAACATGAATCGGGTTGTGGGACTGTTTCCGGAAGGGGGACGACGGGACGATGCTCCCATGGAAGAGTTGAAACAAGGTGCGGCATACTTGGCGTTGAAAACCGGCTCCACTTTGGTTCCCATGTATATTGAAGGAACAGAAGAGGCCCTGCCTCGTAAGAGTAAATGGATCTATCCCGTTCGAATTCGCATTCGGACAGGGGAGCCGATCCAGCCACAGATGACAGGAAAGATGAGGCTGGAGCAAGAACGGATCAGCAGGGAAATTTTGTGCAGTTTTCGTGAATTGGCTGGTTTGGAAAAGAGGAAGTAA
- a CDS encoding YkvI family membrane protein, translated as MRFNLWQAVKISMTIVGTTIGAGFASGRELWEFFGSYGEKSNSSILLAMTLFFVTTVIILYISWTKKTQNYSEVLDCIIGPRLARIFDGLVLLNLLTSTLVMVAGSGATFVQWDGSFFVGVWVMAVAVIGVLFFDLKGLMSINTLLIPVMLIVLLFVCIQFISSSPPMLTETADTGVLQLPAWPSAITYTAFNVISLLAVLSTMGGQIHHPGEIWVGAGVSTLCLALVAGLYNYALLRLDALISQYDIPLFALVRNYSPVWVGTISLVLWLAIFTTAVSNIYGITFRMSQYVSFPRWGIGVLTLLLLIPLTSLGFGPLVSMLYPVYGVLNLFLLTMLLLYPFSGEGSGIHLGNRIG; from the coding sequence ATGCGTTTCAACCTGTGGCAAGCCGTGAAAATCAGTATGACAATTGTAGGAACGACGATTGGTGCGGGATTTGCCTCCGGCCGGGAGTTATGGGAGTTTTTTGGTTCTTACGGTGAAAAGAGCAACAGCAGCATTTTATTGGCTATGACTTTGTTTTTTGTAACAACGGTGATTATCCTGTATATCAGTTGGACAAAGAAAACACAAAATTACTCTGAAGTGCTGGATTGTATCATCGGTCCACGGTTGGCCCGGATTTTTGACGGTTTGGTGTTGTTAAATCTTTTAACCAGCACATTGGTAATGGTTGCGGGAAGCGGTGCAACTTTTGTACAGTGGGACGGTTCATTTTTCGTCGGCGTTTGGGTAATGGCCGTAGCGGTAATCGGTGTTCTTTTCTTTGATTTAAAAGGATTGATGTCCATTAATACTCTTTTGATTCCCGTTATGTTGATTGTTCTCCTATTTGTATGTATCCAGTTTATAAGCAGCTCTCCCCCTATGTTGACGGAAACTGCCGATACCGGGGTATTACAACTGCCTGCCTGGCCCTCGGCGATTACTTACACCGCCTTTAACGTTATTTCCTTGTTGGCAGTGTTGTCCACCATGGGCGGACAAATTCACCATCCTGGGGAAATTTGGGTAGGTGCCGGTGTCAGTACCCTTTGCTTGGCTCTGGTAGCGGGATTGTATAATTATGCATTGTTGCGTTTAGATGCCTTGATTTCTCAATATGATATTCCTCTGTTCGCTTTGGTTCGCAATTACTCCCCTGTTTGGGTAGGGACGATCTCGCTGGTTCTTTGGCTGGCGATTTTCACAACTGCAGTTAGCAATATCTACGGGATTACATTTCGAATGAGTCAGTACGTATCTTTTCCGCGCTGGGGAATTGGCGTTTTGACATTACTGCTATTGATTCCCTTGACCAGCTTGGGTTTTGGACCTTTGGTTTCCATGTTATATCCTGTCTATGGCGTCCTCAATCTCTTTCTTCTGACGATGCTTTTGCTCTACCCATTCTCCGGTGAGGGGTCAGGTATTCATCTGGGAAATCGGATTGGATAA
- the yyaC gene encoding spore protease YyaC: protein MREMAPKPNQAYGRSSRISFTHHDADNLCADWLSQMINLYPAAQEIACMCIGTDRSTGDALGPLVGSHLEKMALPSLQIYGTLDEPVHAMNLHDTLSKMKRDLKQPRVIAVDACLGQLSSVGWIQVGNGPLRPGAGVNKNLPEVGQIHITGIVNVAGFMEYFVLQNTRLSTVMKMAHIISSAVAMAIQNVARSK from the coding sequence ATGCGTGAGATGGCACCCAAACCCAATCAGGCTTATGGTAGATCCTCCCGTATCAGCTTTACCCACCACGATGCCGATAACCTGTGTGCTGATTGGCTGTCACAAATGATAAACTTATATCCTGCAGCCCAGGAAATCGCCTGTATGTGTATCGGAACTGACCGATCCACAGGAGATGCCTTGGGTCCCCTGGTCGGTTCTCATTTGGAAAAAATGGCACTGCCTTCTTTGCAAATATACGGAACATTGGACGAGCCTGTTCATGCTATGAACCTGCATGATACCCTGTCTAAAATGAAGAGAGATTTAAAACAGCCACGGGTAATTGCTGTGGATGCTTGTTTGGGTCAGCTGTCCAGCGTAGGTTGGATTCAGGTGGGAAATGGACCACTCCGTCCAGGAGCCGGAGTCAACAAAAACCTCCCGGAAGTCGGACAAATCCATATCACAGGAATCGTCAATGTAGCCGGATTTATGGAATACTTTGTTTTGCAAAACACTCGACTCAGTACGGTGATGAAAATGGCTCATATCATTTCCTCCGCAGTCGCCATGGCAATCCAGAACGTAGCCCGATCAAAGTGA
- a CDS encoding diacylglycerol/lipid kinase family protein, with the protein MKVFIVNPVSGNGKGMKIWPQIRSYLEKRRISHEVFFTRFPGHACRLSTNAAKKEKVEAIVAVGGDGTIHEVANGLMGSPTPMGYIPAGSGNDFARYHQIPLHWEQALKRILQNRPQRVDTAMVADRKVINSLGVGYDGSVALAVNQSSWKKRLGKMIYLIKAIQVLLHYTPQTVYLNVDQQEYQFHRVWLVVVANISYFGGGMKICPNASDCDGKLDLCIVHGISRWRLLWMLPQVFSGSHVNHPAVHMIQGKQVVVDSDHPMVVQADGEILDHYPLAIKVLPMSLSIL; encoded by the coding sequence TTGAAAGTATTTATTGTAAATCCTGTTTCCGGGAACGGGAAGGGTATGAAGATATGGCCACAGATACGATCATACCTGGAAAAAAGACGAATTTCCCATGAAGTCTTTTTTACCCGGTTTCCAGGTCATGCCTGTAGATTGTCCACAAATGCGGCCAAGAAAGAGAAAGTAGAAGCCATTGTTGCTGTTGGTGGTGATGGAACCATACATGAAGTAGCCAATGGTTTGATGGGGAGTCCTACTCCCATGGGATACATTCCAGCCGGTTCGGGTAATGATTTTGCACGTTATCATCAGATTCCTCTGCATTGGGAACAAGCACTGAAACGAATTTTACAAAATCGGCCTCAACGAGTGGATACAGCGATGGTGGCAGACAGAAAAGTGATCAATTCATTGGGAGTTGGCTATGATGGAAGTGTTGCACTGGCAGTGAATCAATCCTCCTGGAAAAAACGATTGGGGAAAATGATTTATCTGATTAAGGCGATTCAAGTATTACTTCATTATACTCCTCAGACCGTTTATCTAAATGTGGATCAGCAAGAATATCAATTCCATCGTGTTTGGTTGGTTGTAGTAGCGAATATATCTTATTTTGGAGGCGGAATGAAAATATGTCCCAATGCCTCTGATTGTGATGGTAAACTGGATCTCTGCATTGTGCATGGTATATCCAGATGGAGATTGCTGTGGATGTTGCCCCAAGTGTTTTCAGGAAGTCATGTGAACCATCCGGCAGTTCATATGATTCAAGGGAAGCAGGTAGTTGTTGATTCGGATCATCCCATGGTTGTGCAGGCCGATGGTGAGATCCTGGATCATTATCCCCTGGCAATCAAAGTTTTGCCGATGTCTTTATCTATTTTATAA
- a CDS encoding DUF4446 family protein, translating to MGSISEFWKDYTLEILLGMAGMQLLLFLLWLVVMIRSVKQKKAIRCLEGKLAEGERLVELLDSDQFEGTDLFSYLRYLDQKTKLLKGNIGLIRYNAIGERASDMSFSLAMLDTDKSGVVISSLFSNQGQSYIYAKPLVNGKSTYRLSKEEEQAIQQAFMTTLEPEGPSIDPNPEVKEAGEGKFRDMKRA from the coding sequence GTGGGATCGATATCGGAATTTTGGAAGGACTACACATTGGAAATATTATTGGGAATGGCCGGGATGCAATTATTGTTGTTTCTTTTATGGTTGGTCGTTATGATTCGATCTGTGAAGCAAAAAAAAGCGATACGATGTTTAGAGGGGAAGTTGGCAGAAGGGGAACGATTGGTTGAACTATTAGATTCGGATCAATTTGAAGGAACGGATCTTTTTTCTTATTTGCGATATCTGGATCAAAAAACCAAGTTGCTAAAAGGAAACATCGGATTGATCCGATATAATGCAATTGGTGAACGAGCTTCTGATATGAGTTTTTCCCTTGCGATGTTGGATACGGATAAAAGCGGTGTTGTAATTAGTAGTCTCTTCAGCAATCAAGGGCAATCGTACATTTATGCCAAACCCCTCGTCAACGGAAAGTCAACCTATCGGTTGTCTAAAGAGGAGGAACAAGCGATTCAACAAGCTTTTATGACAACATTGGAACCGGAAGGCCCGTCTATTGATCCTAACCCTGAAGTAAAAGAAGCGGGTGAAGGAAAATTCAGGGATATGAAGAGAGCCTGA
- a CDS encoding aminotransferase class V-fold PLP-dependent enzyme: MIYLDNAATTWPKPKTVVEAMKQCVEEYGANPGRGNHRLSRIAGEKVEKTRYDLAQLFQIPDPNNLFFCVNGTLGINLGLKGVLRPGDHVIATRWEHNAVARPLESLKEEKQIQVSYLSVGREGEMDLHELEKCIRRETRLMIVTHGSNVTGTVLPIQSISRVLHRHGVWLMVDAAQTAGILDLNVQEMGIDILVAPGHKGLLGPQGTGFLYVHPDIPIQPVIQGGTGIRSESLEQDAERPYGFESGTLNTPGIAGLGAGIRFLNETGLEKIYSKEMALTKKIEEGLREIRGVILYTPNQLKLPVISFEMENLDSIQGATLLDQHYQICVRGGFHCAALAHQENGTASSGTIRISPGYFNTEQDAEVFLQAVAEISTAFVSG, translated from the coding sequence GTGATCTACTTGGATAATGCCGCCACTACTTGGCCGAAACCAAAGACAGTGGTGGAAGCTATGAAGCAATGTGTGGAGGAGTATGGTGCCAATCCGGGAAGAGGCAATCATCGCCTTTCCCGGATTGCTGGTGAAAAAGTGGAGAAAACCCGATATGATTTGGCCCAATTGTTTCAGATTCCGGATCCGAATAATCTCTTTTTTTGCGTGAATGGAACCCTGGGGATTAATTTAGGTTTAAAGGGAGTTTTGCGACCAGGTGATCATGTGATCGCCACCCGCTGGGAGCATAATGCGGTGGCACGACCCTTGGAATCTTTGAAAGAAGAAAAGCAGATTCAAGTATCCTATCTCTCTGTTGGAAGGGAGGGAGAAATGGATCTCCATGAGCTGGAAAAGTGCATCCGTCGCGAAACCCGACTTATGATTGTTACCCATGGTTCAAATGTTACCGGAACCGTCTTGCCCATTCAGTCAATCAGCCGGGTTCTTCACAGACACGGGGTCTGGCTAATGGTGGATGCAGCTCAGACAGCGGGTATTTTGGACCTGAATGTTCAGGAGATGGGAATTGATATTTTAGTGGCTCCAGGTCATAAAGGACTGTTGGGTCCACAGGGAACCGGTTTTTTATATGTTCATCCTGATATCCCGATTCAACCTGTCATTCAAGGTGGAACCGGAATTCGTTCTGAATCCTTGGAGCAGGATGCAGAACGTCCCTACGGTTTTGAAAGTGGTACGCTAAACACACCTGGAATTGCCGGTTTGGGTGCAGGTATTCGCTTTCTAAATGAAACCGGATTGGAGAAAATTTATTCAAAGGAAATGGCTTTGACTAAGAAGATAGAGGAAGGATTAAGGGAAATCCGGGGAGTGATCCTTTATACACCGAATCAGTTGAAGCTGCCTGTTATTTCTTTTGAAATGGAAAACTTGGACAGTATCCAGGGGGCTACTCTGCTGGACCAACACTATCAAATATGTGTACGGGGAGGCTTTCACTGTGCGGCTTTAGCCCATCAGGAAAATGGAACCGCCAGCAGTGGCACGATCAGAATCAGCCCTGGATATTTTAATACTGAACAGGATGCAGAAGTCTTCCTGCAAGCTGTGGCAGAGATCAGTACTGCTTTTGTCAGTGGGTAA
- a CDS encoding ParB/RepB/Spo0J family partition protein, with translation MANKGLGKGLSAVFSSTQVHDHDFIDEVAIGELRANPYQPRKNFDSTSLEELVSSVREHGIVQPLVVRKSIRGYEIVAGERRFRAAQEVGLNEVPVVVREFSDEQMMEIALIENLQREDLNSMEIASAYKKLMDHFSITQEELAKRVGKSRPHVANFLRLLQLPSSIQESVSRGTLSMGHARCLSGLKDQDLQLKLARKVEKEGASVRQLEEWVQQIQQVPPKKKKVKTPEKKNPTFKRYEDMLQESFSTPVRIRHGRRKGKIEIEYFSERELERLVELLQKNRMVE, from the coding sequence ATGGCTAACAAAGGGCTGGGTAAGGGATTAAGTGCTGTTTTCTCCAGTACACAGGTTCATGATCATGATTTTATTGATGAAGTGGCGATAGGGGAGCTACGTGCCAATCCGTATCAACCTCGTAAAAACTTTGATTCGACCTCATTGGAAGAATTGGTTTCCTCCGTTCGTGAGCATGGCATCGTCCAACCTTTAGTTGTACGTAAAAGTATCCGTGGTTATGAAATTGTGGCAGGAGAGAGACGTTTCCGGGCGGCACAGGAAGTGGGTCTTAATGAAGTGCCGGTAGTGGTTCGGGAATTCTCCGACGAACAGATGATGGAAATTGCACTGATTGAGAATCTGCAGCGAGAAGACCTAAACTCTATGGAGATCGCCAGTGCTTATAAAAAACTGATGGATCACTTTTCGATCACACAGGAAGAGTTGGCAAAGCGTGTTGGGAAAAGCCGTCCCCATGTCGCTAATTTTTTGCGTTTGTTGCAACTTCCCTCTTCCATTCAGGAAAGTGTTTCACGTGGAACATTGTCCATGGGACATGCCCGTTGTCTGAGTGGACTTAAAGATCAAGACTTGCAGTTAAAGCTGGCCCGGAAGGTTGAAAAAGAAGGTGCCAGTGTCCGGCAATTGGAGGAATGGGTGCAACAGATTCAACAAGTACCACCTAAAAAGAAAAAAGTGAAAACCCCGGAAAAGAAAAATCCAACGTTCAAACGTTATGAAGATATGTTACAAGAATCTTTCAGTACGCCTGTGCGGATCCGGCACGGGCGTCGTAAGGGCAAGATTGAAATCGAATACTTTTCCGAGAGGGAATTGGAGCGCTTGGTGGAACTGCTTCAAAAAAACCGGATGGTGGAGTGA
- a CDS encoding ParA family protein — MGTWQGAGFLPYKTTTSINLGASLAHLGKKTLIVDTDPQGNTTSGLGINKADVECCIYDVLIHEKPVPEVILNTSIDHLDLVPATIELAGAEIELVQTLSREHRLKRALQPVRNQYDYILIDCPPSLGVLTINSLTASDAVLIPIQCEFYALEGLGQLLNTIRIVQRHLNKSLEIEGVLLTMFDGRTNLSVQVMEEVKKYFQQKVYNTVIPRNVRLSEAPSHGVPILSYDARSRGAECYIELAKEVISNG; from the coding sequence ATGGGAACATGGCAAGGCGCTGGGTTCCTACCCTACAAGACAACAACTTCGATTAACTTGGGTGCCAGTTTGGCCCATTTAGGAAAGAAAACACTGATTGTGGATACAGATCCCCAAGGTAATACTACTTCAGGATTGGGAATTAACAAGGCAGATGTGGAATGTTGTATTTACGATGTTTTGATTCATGAAAAGCCTGTTCCAGAGGTGATTTTAAACACCAGTATCGATCATTTGGACCTGGTTCCGGCAACGATTGAACTGGCTGGTGCGGAAATCGAGTTGGTTCAGACACTTTCCAGGGAGCATCGTTTAAAGCGGGCTCTGCAACCTGTTCGGAATCAATATGACTACATTTTAATCGATTGTCCTCCTTCACTGGGTGTATTGACGATTAATTCCCTGACAGCATCGGATGCCGTTTTGATTCCGATTCAATGTGAATTTTATGCATTAGAAGGTTTGGGACAACTCTTGAACACGATACGTATCGTACAACGACATTTGAACAAGAGTTTGGAAATTGAAGGAGTCTTGTTAACGATGTTTGATGGACGAACCAACTTGTCTGTTCAAGTGATGGAGGAAGTAAAGAAGTATTTTCAACAAAAGGTGTATAATACGGTAATTCCCCGGAATGTTCGGTTAAGTGAAGCACCCAGTCACGGTGTTCCCATTTTGTCATATGACGCCCGTTCCCGTGGAGCTGAGTGTTATATCGAGTTGGCGAAGGAAGTGATCTCTAATGGCTAA